The genomic DNA TTTTCCCACTATATACCTTGCCGCTTCCATCAAACACCTGTATTTTATCACCTATTTGTTTACGCAAAACTCTTGCAAGATGGCCTGCTTCTGAACCATCAACAGTAAAATTAGTTGCGGATATATTTTCTGGCTTTACGAAGTAAAATGGCATATTATTTGATTTAAAATGACAACTTATTACTAAATTTAAGTGCGCTGCAATTATCTTCCAAAAACTTTTTTAAATGGGTTTGTGCCTTGTGTCTCTTGGGTTTCACCAAATGAACGGGCAAGTTCATGTAATGCATTTTTTTGCTTATCAGTTAATGTTTTTGGCACGCTAAGCATTATTTTTACAAGTAAATCTCCACGCCCCTTTCTGCCCAAATGAGGTACACCCTCTCCCCTTATGCGCATCGTTGTACCTGGCTGAGTGCTTGATGGAATTTTTATTTTAACACTGCCTTCAACTGTTTTTACATCTAATTCCGCGCCAAATACTGCCTGTGTGTAACTTATATTTAAGCTTGTTAATAAATCATCTTCATGCCTTTGAAAATTTGGATGCTGTTTTATGCGCACAACAACAAACAAATCACCTGCTGTGCCACCACCTTCAGGAAAATTACCAGCCCCAGTAACACGCAAAGACGTGCCATCATCAACACCTGTAGGAATGCGAACAGTTATTTTACTTGTTGAACGCGTTGTACCTGCACCGCCGCAAGATGGGCATGGGTTTTCTATTATGCTACCAGAGCCCTTACATTTTGGACATGCCTGACTAAATGAGAAAAACCCTTGAGAATAACGTACCTGACCTGAGCCCTTGCACTGCGTACATGTTTTTGCAGAAGTACCCTGCCTTGCCCCAGAACCAGAACAAGTTGAACAAACCTCACGACGAGGAATACTTATTGGTATCTCTCTGCCTTTTACAGCATCTTCAAGTGTTAATTCAAGTTCATACCTTAAATCTGCACCGCGCCTTGTACCACGAGACCTTCTTTGTCCGCCGCCTCTATTGGCACCACCAAAGATGTCACCAAACATATCGCCAAATATATCACCCACAGAAGAAAAATCGCCATAGTCTCCAAAACCCTGCCCTTGTGCCCCTTGCCCCTGATTGGCATTAAATGCATCTGGGCCAAACTGGTCATACTGTGCGCGTTTTTCCGAACTTGAAAGTACTTCATAGGCCTCGTTTATTTCTTTAAACTTATTTTCAGCAGATTTATCGCCAGGATTTTTATCGGGATGATATTTTATAGCAAGTTTACGATATGCCGCCTTTATTTCTTCAATTGAGGCGGCTTTTTGTACTCCAAGAATTTCGTAGTAGTCGTGTTTCATTTTGATCAAATGCCTTTATTTTATTATTTGTGAGCTAACTATAAACTGAAGGGCATTCCAATTAGAAACAACTGGAATACCCCTCAGGTTTTTTATTTTTTCTCTTCATCTACAACTTCTGCGTCAACAACTTTTTCATTTGATGTGTTTTGCCCTTGAGCTTGTTCCTGTGCGTTTTGATCCGCAGAACCCGCCTGAGCGCCCTGTTGAGATTGCTGTGCTTGTTTGTAAACTGCCTCAGCAAGTTTATGTGATGCAGCTGTTAAAGTATCTTTTGTTCTTTTGAGTAACTCAACATCGCTACCTTTTAGTGCTTCCTTTGCTTCGCTTAGAGCTCTTTCAATATTTAATCTTTCATCAGATGAAATTTTATCGCCGTTTTCTTTTAAAGCTTTTTCTGTTGCGTAAACCAAATTGTCGGTTTCATTTTTCACCTCAACAACTTCTTTTTGCTTAACATCGTCAGCGGCAAATTGCTCGGCTTGCTTTACAAACTTTTCAACCTCATCTTTTGAAAGTTTATTTGGCGCAGAAATTTTAATTGATTGTTCTTTTCCTGTGCCTTTATCTTTTGCCAATACATGTAATATACCGTTTGCATCAATATCAAAAGTAACCTCTATTTGTGGCACACCTCTTGGAGCTGGAGGAATACCATCAAGCATAAATTTGCCAAGGGAAACGTTGTCTTTTGCCATTGGGCGTTCACCCTGCAACACATGAACTTCTACCGATGGCTGATTGTCGGCCGCAGTGGAAAATACCTGAGAGCGCTTAACAGGCAAGGTTGTATTCCTTTCAATTATGGCTGTTCTTACACCACCAAGTGTTTCA from Endomicrobiales bacterium includes the following:
- the dnaJ gene encoding molecular chaperone DnaJ, translated to MKHDYYEILGVQKAASIEEIKAAYRKLAIKYHPDKNPGDKSAENKFKEINEAYEVLSSSEKRAQYDQFGPDAFNANQGQGAQGQGFGDYGDFSSVGDIFGDMFGDIFGGANRGGGQRRSRGTRRGADLRYELELTLEDAVKGREIPISIPRREVCSTCSGSGARQGTSAKTCTQCKGSGQVRYSQGFFSFSQACPKCKGSGSIIENPCPSCGGAGTTRSTSKITVRIPTGVDDGTSLRVTGAGNFPEGGGTAGDLFVVVRIKQHPNFQRHEDDLLTSLNISYTQAVFGAELDVKTVEGSVKIKIPSSTQPGTTMRIRGEGVPHLGRKGRGDLLVKIMLSVPKTLTDKQKNALHELARSFGETQETQGTNPFKKVFGR